Proteins encoded in a region of the Mycolicibacterium chitae genome:
- a CDS encoding alpha-ketoacid dehydrogenase subunit beta, with product MTQIFDRPPTADDDAAAPRGPLLRAMPTDTEVTMVGAINRALHDSMATDDRVLVFGEDVARLGGVFRVTEGLTETFGADRCFDTPLAESAIVGIAIGMAIRGLAPVPEIQFDGFSYPAFDQIVSHLAKYRMRTRGGVDMAVTLRIPSFGGIGAVEHHSESTETYWAHTAGLKVVVPSTPSDAYWLLRHAIASPDPVIYLEPKRRYWTRGPLDTAVPAEPLGRAAIRRSGRDVTVVTYGSLVDTALSAAALAEDTHGCSLEVVDLRTLNPLDFDTVAASVGRTGRCVIMHEGPRTLGFGAELAARVNEELFYDLEAPVVRATGFDTPYPPARLEKLWLPGPDRLLDCVEKVMSLP from the coding sequence ATGACCCAGATCTTCGACCGGCCACCGACGGCCGACGACGACGCGGCCGCACCCCGGGGACCGCTGCTGCGGGCCATGCCCACCGACACCGAGGTGACGATGGTCGGCGCCATCAACCGGGCGCTGCACGACTCGATGGCCACCGACGACCGGGTGCTGGTGTTCGGCGAGGACGTCGCCCGCCTCGGCGGGGTGTTCCGGGTGACCGAGGGCCTGACCGAAACCTTCGGTGCGGACCGGTGTTTCGACACCCCGCTGGCCGAATCCGCCATCGTCGGCATCGCGATCGGGATGGCGATCCGCGGGCTGGCCCCGGTGCCCGAGATCCAGTTCGACGGGTTCAGCTATCCGGCGTTCGACCAGATCGTCAGCCACCTCGCCAAGTACCGGATGCGCACCCGGGGCGGCGTCGACATGGCGGTGACCCTGCGGATCCCGTCGTTCGGCGGCATCGGGGCGGTGGAGCATCACTCCGAATCCACCGAGACCTACTGGGCGCACACCGCCGGGCTCAAGGTCGTCGTGCCGTCGACCCCGTCGGACGCCTACTGGCTGCTGCGCCACGCCATCGCCAGTCCGGACCCGGTGATCTACCTCGAACCCAAGCGGCGGTACTGGACCCGCGGCCCCCTGGACACCGCGGTGCCCGCCGAACCCCTTGGGCGCGCGGCGATCCGGCGCTCCGGGCGGGATGTCACCGTGGTCACCTACGGATCGCTGGTGGACACCGCGCTCAGCGCCGCCGCGCTGGCCGAGGACACACACGGGTGCAGCCTCGAGGTGGTGGACCTGCGGACGCTGAACCCGCTGGACTTCGACACCGTCGCGGCCTCGGTGGGCCGGACCGGGCGGTGCGTGATCATGCACGAGGGCCCGCGCACCCTGGGCTTCGGCGCCGAACTGGCGGCGCGGGTCAACGAGGAGTTGTTCTACGACCTGGAGGCACCGGTGGTGCGCGCCACCGGATTCGACACGCCGTATCCGCCGGCGCGGCTGGAGAAGCTGTGGCTGCCCGGGCCGGATCGACTACTGGACTGCGTCGAGAAAGTCATGAGCCTGCCATGA
- a CDS encoding helix-turn-helix domain-containing protein yields the protein MPISPSRAGRPELIGLQQAAEHCDVSYRTIRRWISAGHLNAVRVGPRLLKVAVADLDTIMQPVGGGAA from the coding sequence ATGCCCATTTCACCCTCTCGCGCAGGCCGTCCCGAACTGATCGGACTGCAACAAGCCGCCGAGCACTGCGACGTTTCGTATCGCACCATTCGTCGCTGGATCAGCGCAGGCCACCTGAACGCTGTTCGCGTCGGTCCGCGGCTGCTCAAGGTTGCGGTCGCCGACCTCGACACCATCATGCAGCCGGTCGGCGGTGGTGCGGCATGA
- a CDS encoding DNA primase family protein produces MSSDIDRSDELRDWYAEDEDGPTVDDLGPRDHEELIAAAITESDRDVWPGPAAPLAVAHRLYRAWRTASGARTLLCWRGTWMQWHGPHWSEMDTAQLRKHVYDTLGRVNCLRAVRMGGDIHHYEPIRWDPNKKRVADVLEAMAAVGHVSADIDPPTWLIGTGDTGASQVVSCSNGLLDLATRRLSDHTPALFNVVSVPFAYDPDAPNPTAWQTFLKSVWPEDAEAVALLQEFLGYIVSGRTDQQKMLGLFGPTRSGKGTIGRLLPKLLGRGHVVGPTLASIGTNFGLAPLLGKPLAIVSDARLGSTPGHLVVERLLSITGEDMLTVDRKFREPWSGKLPTRFVILSNELPRFSDSSGAIAHRLLILQMANSFLGREDRDLDAKLAAELPGVLNWALAGLDRLTRNGRFTVPASSAEAARLMMDLSSPVSAFVRDQCERGPGKSVERDRLYGAWKAWCEDNGHEPGANATFGRNLRAVVPEIRTSQPRIDGKQIRCYTLIGLAGVSPVSVDETAGQTVKPDTGSTQAHLCQPETVTDRGTPDTGIPVSGCDPKPQVKHADTGDTGEIPFKVQHPEPSCRFCGGPLKPHQHARGFCGLGKCVTANREAAS; encoded by the coding sequence ATGAGCAGCGATATCGACCGTTCCGACGAGCTGCGGGACTGGTATGCCGAAGATGAGGACGGGCCGACTGTTGACGACCTCGGCCCCCGCGATCACGAGGAGTTGATCGCTGCGGCCATCACCGAGTCGGACCGTGACGTGTGGCCCGGCCCCGCCGCGCCGTTGGCTGTCGCGCACCGGCTCTACCGCGCCTGGCGCACGGCCAGCGGTGCTCGGACCCTGTTGTGCTGGCGCGGCACGTGGATGCAGTGGCACGGGCCGCACTGGTCGGAGATGGACACTGCCCAGTTGCGCAAGCACGTTTACGACACCCTCGGCCGGGTCAACTGTCTGCGCGCGGTCCGCATGGGCGGCGACATCCACCACTACGAGCCGATCCGTTGGGATCCCAACAAGAAGCGGGTCGCCGACGTACTCGAAGCGATGGCCGCGGTCGGGCATGTGTCCGCGGACATCGACCCGCCGACCTGGCTCATCGGAACAGGCGACACCGGCGCATCACAGGTCGTTTCCTGCAGTAACGGGCTGCTCGACTTGGCGACTCGCCGACTGTCCGACCACACCCCGGCGTTGTTCAACGTCGTCAGCGTGCCGTTCGCCTACGACCCCGACGCTCCCAATCCGACAGCCTGGCAGACGTTCCTCAAGTCCGTGTGGCCCGAGGACGCCGAAGCCGTTGCCCTGCTCCAGGAATTCCTCGGCTACATCGTGTCGGGCCGCACCGACCAGCAGAAGATGCTGGGACTGTTCGGGCCGACCCGCTCCGGCAAGGGCACCATCGGCCGGCTGTTACCCAAGCTGCTCGGACGTGGCCATGTCGTCGGCCCGACCCTGGCCAGCATCGGCACGAACTTCGGCCTGGCTCCGCTGCTGGGCAAGCCGTTGGCCATCGTGTCCGACGCCCGTTTAGGCAGCACGCCGGGGCACCTGGTGGTGGAACGGCTGTTGTCGATCACCGGCGAGGACATGCTCACCGTTGACCGCAAGTTCCGCGAGCCGTGGTCGGGCAAGCTGCCGACCCGGTTCGTGATCTTGTCGAACGAATTGCCGCGGTTCTCCGACAGTTCGGGCGCCATCGCGCATCGGCTGCTGATCTTGCAGATGGCCAACAGCTTCCTCGGCCGCGAGGACCGCGACCTGGACGCCAAACTGGCCGCCGAACTACCTGGGGTCTTGAACTGGGCGCTGGCCGGGTTGGACAGGCTGACCCGTAACGGCAGGTTCACGGTGCCCGCGTCGTCAGCCGAAGCCGCGCGGCTGATGATGGACCTGTCCTCCCCGGTGTCAGCGTTCGTCCGCGACCAATGCGAGCGTGGGCCGGGTAAGAGTGTGGAGCGCGACCGCCTCTACGGCGCCTGGAAAGCGTGGTGCGAGGACAACGGCCACGAGCCGGGAGCAAACGCCACGTTCGGGCGCAACCTACGCGCGGTGGTGCCCGAGATCCGCACCAGTCAGCCCAGAATCGACGGCAAGCAAATCCGTTGTTACACCTTAATTGGACTTGCGGGTGTGTCACCTGTGTCAGTCGATGAAACCGCAGGTCAAACAGTAAAACCTGACACAGGGTCGACACAGGCGCACCTGTGTCAGCCCGAGACTGTCACCGACCGCGGTACGCCTGACACCGGCATACCTGTGTCAGGGTGCGACCCAAAACCGCAGGTCAAACATGCTGACACAGGTGACACAGGTGAAATCCCATTTAAGGTCCAACATCCCGAACCGTCATGCCGGTTCTGCGGCGGCCCACTGAAACCACACCAGCATGCACGCGGATTCTGCGGCCTCGGCAAATGCGTCACAGCAAATCGGGAGGCCGCATCGTGA
- a CDS encoding enoyl-CoA hydratase, whose protein sequence is MSSDLVLYSVADRVALLTVNDPDRRNAVTDAMSAQLRAAVERAEADENVHALVITGAGKAFCAGADLSALGAAAEEGLLRIYDGFMAIANCALPTVAAVNGAAVGAGLNLALAADVRIAGPHALFDPRFQKLGIHPGGGATWMLQRGVGPQVARAALLFGMRFDAEAAVTHGLALQTADDPVAAALELAAGPANSPREVVLATKATMRATAAPGSVDTEAHHTAMRTELGPQAKSIQSPEFQSRLQAAQRK, encoded by the coding sequence ATGAGTTCTGACCTCGTGCTCTATTCCGTGGCCGACCGCGTCGCCCTGCTCACCGTCAACGACCCGGACCGGCGCAACGCCGTCACCGACGCCATGTCGGCGCAGTTGCGCGCCGCCGTCGAGCGCGCCGAGGCCGACGAGAATGTGCACGCGCTGGTCATCACCGGCGCCGGCAAGGCGTTCTGCGCGGGCGCCGACCTGAGCGCGCTGGGCGCGGCGGCCGAGGAGGGGCTGCTGCGCATCTACGACGGGTTCATGGCCATCGCCAACTGCGCTCTGCCCACGGTCGCGGCGGTCAACGGCGCCGCGGTCGGGGCCGGGCTGAACCTGGCGCTGGCCGCCGACGTGCGCATCGCTGGCCCGCACGCCCTGTTCGACCCGCGGTTCCAGAAGCTGGGCATCCATCCCGGCGGGGGCGCCACCTGGATGCTGCAGCGCGGCGTGGGCCCGCAGGTCGCGCGCGCGGCGCTGCTGTTCGGGATGCGCTTCGACGCCGAGGCCGCCGTCACCCACGGATTGGCGCTGCAGACCGCCGACGATCCGGTGGCCGCCGCGCTCGAGCTGGCCGCCGGTCCGGCGAACTCCCCGCGCGAGGTGGTGTTGGCCACCAAGGCCACCATGCGGGCGACGGCCGCCCCCGGCTCGGTCGACACCGAAGCCCACCACACCGCGATGCGCACCGAGCTTGGCCCACAGGCGAAGTCGATCCAGTCCCCGGAGTTCCAGTCCCGGCTGCAGGCCGCGCAGCGCAAGTAG
- a CDS encoding HpcH/HpaI aldolase/citrate lyase family protein: MPLDNAGPAWLFCPADRPERFEKAAAAADIVILDLEDGAGDKPAAREALLSTPLDPHRTVVRINPGDSPEQKLDLETLARTRYTTVMLPKCESAQQVSALAPLEVVLIVETPLGALRVDETAAVDNTVGVMWGAEDLFGFMGGTANRFPDDSYRDVAKHVRSRSLLAAKAFGKQALDSVYIDIKNLDGLRREVDDAVAVGFDIKVAIHPTQVAVIREGYLPSPEQVQWARHVLAAAEEQRGAFAFEGIMVDAPVLRRAERIVQLAP; encoded by the coding sequence GTGCCACTCGACAACGCCGGGCCCGCCTGGCTGTTCTGCCCGGCCGATCGCCCCGAGCGCTTCGAGAAGGCCGCCGCGGCCGCCGACATCGTCATCCTCGACCTCGAGGACGGCGCCGGCGACAAGCCCGCGGCCCGGGAGGCGCTGCTGAGCACACCGTTGGATCCCCACCGCACCGTCGTCCGGATCAACCCCGGCGACTCGCCGGAGCAGAAACTCGATCTCGAGACACTGGCCCGCACCCGGTACACGACCGTGATGCTGCCCAAATGCGAGTCCGCGCAGCAGGTGAGCGCGCTGGCGCCGCTGGAGGTCGTGCTGATCGTGGAGACCCCGCTGGGCGCGCTGCGGGTCGACGAGACCGCGGCCGTGGACAACACCGTCGGCGTCATGTGGGGCGCCGAGGACCTGTTCGGTTTCATGGGCGGCACCGCCAACCGTTTCCCCGACGATTCCTACCGCGACGTGGCCAAGCATGTGCGCTCGCGGTCGCTGCTGGCGGCCAAGGCGTTCGGCAAGCAGGCGCTGGACTCGGTGTACATCGACATCAAGAACCTCGACGGGCTGCGGCGCGAGGTCGACGACGCGGTGGCGGTCGGATTCGACATCAAGGTGGCCATCCATCCCACCCAGGTCGCGGTGATCCGGGAGGGCTACCTGCCGTCGCCTGAGCAGGTGCAGTGGGCGCGACACGTACTGGCCGCCGCCGAAGAACAGCGCGGTGCTTTCGCTTTCGAGGGCATAATGGTGGATGCGCCAGTGCTAAGGCGAGCAGAGCGAATCGTGCAGCTCGCGCCCTGA
- a CDS encoding dihydrolipoamide acetyltransferase family protein: MSEFLVPDLGEGLEDATVIGWSVAVGDEVELNQTLCTLETAKAQVEIPSPYAGRITELGGAEGDVLPVGAVLVRIDTDAAEPPAAARNPVLVGYGADAAFDTSRRDGRPRAKPAVRKLAADLGVDLAGLAPGPDGIVSRDAVLAAADTPPGGTDDQVTEVRGVQAEMAKRMTLSRNQIPDAHGSVTVDCTRLLELSDRLGVTPFVVTLRLLVLTLTQHGVFNSTWVDGPAGPQLHTHRGVHLGIGVATPRGLLVPVVRDAQGLSMRALAETVRQRVEDARAGSLKPVELQGSTFTVSNFGALGLDEAVPVINYPEAAILGIGSIKPRAVVVDGAVVARPTMTVTCAFDHRIADGAQLGAFLGELRRLLEAPETALLDL; encoded by the coding sequence ATGAGCGAGTTCCTGGTGCCCGACCTCGGGGAGGGACTCGAGGACGCGACGGTGATCGGCTGGAGCGTGGCGGTCGGCGACGAGGTGGAACTCAACCAGACGCTGTGCACGCTCGAGACCGCCAAGGCGCAGGTGGAGATCCCCAGCCCGTATGCCGGCCGGATCACCGAATTGGGCGGTGCCGAAGGCGATGTGCTGCCGGTGGGTGCGGTGCTGGTACGTATCGATACCGATGCCGCTGAGCCGCCGGCCGCGGCGCGGAATCCGGTGCTGGTGGGGTACGGCGCCGACGCCGCCTTCGACACCAGCCGGCGCGACGGGCGACCGCGCGCCAAGCCCGCGGTGCGCAAACTGGCCGCCGACCTCGGCGTGGACCTCGCCGGGCTGGCACCCGGTCCGGACGGGATCGTCTCCCGGGACGCGGTGCTGGCGGCCGCGGACACTCCGCCGGGCGGCACGGACGATCAGGTCACCGAGGTGCGCGGCGTGCAGGCCGAGATGGCCAAGCGGATGACCCTGTCGCGCAACCAGATTCCCGATGCACACGGCAGCGTGACGGTGGATTGCACGCGGCTGCTGGAACTCAGCGACCGGCTGGGGGTGACGCCGTTCGTCGTGACCCTGCGGCTGCTGGTCCTGACGCTGACCCAGCACGGCGTCTTCAACTCAACCTGGGTGGACGGCCCCGCCGGCCCGCAACTGCACACCCATCGCGGGGTGCACCTGGGTATCGGCGTGGCCACCCCGCGCGGTCTACTGGTGCCGGTGGTGCGCGACGCGCAGGGGCTGAGCATGCGCGCACTGGCCGAGACGGTGCGGCAGCGGGTCGAGGACGCCCGGGCCGGCAGCCTGAAACCCGTGGAGCTGCAGGGGTCGACGTTCACGGTGTCGAACTTCGGCGCGCTGGGTCTGGACGAAGCCGTGCCCGTCATCAACTACCCGGAGGCCGCGATCCTGGGCATCGGGTCCATCAAGCCGCGCGCGGTCGTGGTCGACGGTGCCGTCGTCGCGCGCCCCACCATGACGGTGACGTGCGCCTTCGATCATCGCATCGCCGACGGCGCCCAGCTGGGGGCGTTCCTCGGCGAGCTGCGGCGGTTGCTCGAGGCACCCGAGACCGCGCTGCTGGACCTGTAG
- a CDS encoding DUF2742 domain-containing protein, whose product MTNHVDSQAVSFWEVHQWVEKFLATAGDFPMCGTVAWSELADDDKRKWAALLDFAQHHALRVETAQELRAETSQAVAASADWRGIAQEIQQREEIYRSRPWLRREVVRR is encoded by the coding sequence ATGACGAACCATGTTGATTCCCAAGCTGTTTCGTTCTGGGAAGTTCACCAATGGGTTGAGAAGTTCCTCGCCACCGCTGGCGACTTCCCGATGTGCGGCACGGTGGCCTGGTCCGAGCTTGCCGACGACGACAAGCGGAAGTGGGCGGCCCTGCTCGACTTCGCCCAGCACCACGCGCTGCGGGTCGAAACTGCGCAAGAGCTGCGCGCCGAGACATCCCAAGCTGTTGCCGCCTCGGCTGATTGGCGTGGCATCGCGCAGGAGATACAGCAGCGCGAGGAGATCTACCGGAGCAGGCCGTGGCTGCGTCGGGAGGTGGTCCGCCGATGA
- a CDS encoding tyrosine-type recombinase/integrase gives MARKRRGFGRIREERSGRYSAAYVGPDAKLHRAPRTFATDSDAEGWLAIERRKIDLGTWGAVERSDAVTLRAYATQWLEQRQLRPRTRQHYDSMLNRLILPELGDTKLVALTPAKVRTWHAALGTEHRTRNAHAYALLHAICATAVQDEVLDANPCRIRAAMQTNRKRDVDVLTPAEVDKLAAKMPARLRASVLLAAWCATRWGETSELRRGDVGKDCSVLRVRRAVTYRGGKFYVGEPKTAAGIRDVAVPPHIRPAVKAHLRSHVGKGADALLFPAESGGHMRDGEYRTHWEKARAAIGKPNLRVHDLRHVGAVLAAQSGATTAELMHRLGHTTPAMALRYQHVAEGRDAEIAERLSRLAQETKCSPGPE, from the coding sequence ATGGCTCGTAAGCGCAGAGGCTTCGGCCGCATTCGGGAGGAACGCTCAGGGCGCTACAGCGCCGCCTACGTCGGCCCGGACGCCAAGCTGCACCGGGCACCCAGAACCTTCGCCACCGATAGCGACGCCGAGGGCTGGCTCGCTATCGAACGCCGCAAGATCGACCTCGGCACCTGGGGCGCGGTCGAGCGTTCCGATGCGGTCACCCTGCGGGCCTACGCCACGCAATGGCTGGAGCAACGGCAACTGCGCCCCCGGACACGCCAGCATTACGATTCGATGCTCAACAGGCTCATCCTGCCCGAGCTCGGTGACACAAAACTTGTCGCGCTCACCCCGGCGAAGGTCCGCACCTGGCACGCCGCCCTGGGCACCGAACATCGGACCCGCAACGCTCACGCCTACGCGTTGCTGCACGCCATTTGCGCCACCGCGGTCCAGGACGAGGTGCTCGACGCCAACCCGTGCCGTATTCGCGCAGCGATGCAAACCAACCGCAAGCGTGATGTCGATGTGCTGACCCCGGCGGAAGTCGACAAGCTTGCCGCGAAGATGCCCGCCAGGCTGCGGGCCAGCGTGCTCCTGGCTGCTTGGTGCGCCACCCGCTGGGGCGAAACTTCTGAGTTGCGTCGAGGCGATGTCGGAAAGGACTGCTCAGTGCTGCGGGTGCGGCGGGCAGTCACCTATCGCGGCGGCAAGTTCTACGTCGGTGAGCCCAAGACCGCAGCCGGCATACGTGACGTTGCCGTGCCCCCGCACATCCGACCAGCAGTCAAGGCGCACTTGAGGAGTCATGTCGGAAAGGGCGCCGATGCCCTTCTGTTCCCCGCCGAATCTGGCGGGCACATGCGAGATGGTGAATACCGGACCCACTGGGAGAAAGCGCGTGCCGCCATCGGGAAGCCAAACTTGCGGGTTCATGACTTGCGTCACGTCGGCGCTGTCCTGGCCGCGCAATCCGGCGCCACCACAGCCGAACTCATGCACCGACTCGGGCACACCACCCCGGCGATGGCCCTGCGCTATCAGCATGTTGCCGAGGGGCGAGACGCTGAGATCGCCGAGCGGCTGTCGAGACTTGCTCAGGAAACGAAATGCTCGCCCGGCCCTGAGTGA
- the pdhA gene encoding pyruvate dehydrogenase (acetyl-transferring) E1 component subunit alpha — MAGSAHAPVSDGTVQIEPVQLIAPDGAPTAQRRFSRDLPPETLSWLYEMMVVTRELDVEFVNLQRQGELALYASCRGQEAAQIGAAACLRKTDWLFPQYREIGAFLIRAITPAQMGAVWRGSWHGGLGFTDKRCAPISIPIGTQQLHAVGAAMAAQRLGEDSVTVAFLGDGATSEGDVHEALNLASVFNAPCVFYVQNNQWAISVPVSRQVAGPSIAHRAAGYGMPGIRVDGNDVLACYAAMAEAAARARAGDGPTLIEAVTYRMGPHTTSDDPTRYRDDDEVREWAARDPISRYRSYLQRIEVYSDRLERRVAARAERLRAELRDAIVGAPDPDVTELFDTVYAEITPELAAQREQLRTELAKEA; from the coding sequence ATGGCTGGGTCTGCTCACGCACCGGTGTCCGACGGCACCGTCCAGATCGAACCGGTGCAGCTCATCGCACCCGATGGTGCCCCCACTGCCCAGCGGCGCTTCAGCCGCGATCTGCCGCCGGAGACGTTGTCCTGGCTCTACGAGATGATGGTCGTCACCCGCGAACTCGACGTGGAGTTCGTCAACCTGCAGCGGCAGGGCGAGTTGGCGTTGTACGCCTCGTGTCGCGGTCAGGAGGCCGCGCAGATCGGCGCCGCGGCCTGCCTGCGCAAGACCGACTGGCTGTTCCCGCAGTACCGCGAGATCGGCGCCTTTCTGATCCGCGCCATCACCCCGGCGCAGATGGGCGCGGTGTGGCGGGGCAGCTGGCACGGCGGGCTGGGTTTCACCGACAAGCGCTGCGCACCCATCTCCATCCCGATCGGCACGCAGCAACTGCACGCCGTCGGCGCCGCGATGGCCGCCCAACGCTTGGGCGAGGATTCGGTGACGGTGGCCTTCCTCGGCGACGGCGCCACCAGCGAGGGCGACGTGCACGAGGCGCTGAACCTGGCGTCGGTGTTCAACGCGCCGTGCGTGTTCTACGTGCAGAACAATCAGTGGGCCATCTCGGTGCCGGTCAGCCGGCAGGTGGCCGGCCCGTCCATCGCGCACCGCGCCGCCGGCTACGGCATGCCCGGCATCCGGGTCGACGGCAACGACGTGCTGGCCTGCTACGCGGCGATGGCCGAGGCGGCCGCCCGCGCCCGCGCCGGCGACGGCCCCACCCTGATCGAGGCGGTCACCTACCGGATGGGTCCGCACACCACCTCTGACGATCCCACCCGCTACCGCGACGACGACGAAGTGCGGGAATGGGCCGCGCGCGACCCGATTTCGCGCTATCGCAGTTACCTGCAGCGCATCGAGGTGTACAGCGATCGGTTGGAGCGCCGCGTCGCCGCCCGCGCCGAGCGATTGCGCGCCGAGTTGCGCGACGCGATCGTCGGGGCGCCCGACCCCGATGTCACCGAACTGTTCGACACGGTCTACGCCGAGATCACCCCGGAGTTGGCCGCCCAGCGCGAGCAGTTGCGTACCGAGTTGGCGAAGGAGGCGTGA
- a CDS encoding MaoC family dehydratase codes for MSADEEKVVHQRGLWYEEFEVGVRYVHAPGRTITEADNVFFTTLTMNTQALHLDAAFSDALPPFNQRLVNSMFTLSTLVGLSVTQLTQGTIVGNLGFSDIAFPKPLFHGDTLYAETVVTEKRESKSRPGEGIVTFAHTARNQHGDVVATASRKTMVRKKPQED; via the coding sequence GTGAGTGCTGACGAAGAGAAGGTCGTGCACCAGCGCGGGCTGTGGTACGAGGAGTTCGAGGTCGGCGTGCGCTACGTGCACGCGCCCGGCCGGACCATCACCGAGGCCGACAACGTGTTCTTCACGACGCTGACGATGAACACTCAGGCGCTGCACCTCGACGCCGCGTTCTCGGATGCGTTGCCGCCGTTCAATCAACGCCTGGTGAACTCGATGTTCACGCTGTCGACGCTGGTCGGTCTGTCGGTCACCCAGCTGACCCAGGGCACCATCGTCGGCAACCTCGGCTTCTCCGACATCGCGTTCCCCAAGCCGCTGTTCCACGGCGACACCCTGTACGCCGAGACCGTCGTCACCGAGAAGCGCGAGTCCAAGAGCCGGCCCGGGGAGGGCATCGTCACGTTCGCGCACACCGCGCGCAACCAGCATGGCGACGTCGTGGCCACCGCGTCGCGAAAGACCATGGTGCGCAAGAAACCCCAGGAGGACTAG
- a CDS encoding alpha/beta hydrolase: MQTALGLIANPVGTFQAASVLLRGAPSLAGWLAGWAITEFPLRVLTGHALSSVNAAPVNRFTAGLAAQRADSVLQEALTETHGSDYAEKVSHPVTDPTIRRHSVAGVWRAAQRSRYATVTRNLSYGPGGRDHLLDIWRRPDITPGAKAPVLLQVPGGAWALSEKRGQAVPLLSRMVELGWICVTINYSRSPFSAWPAHIIDVKRAIAWLRENVADHGGDPEFIAITGGSAGAHIGSLAALTANDTALQPGFEDVDTSVAAAVPYYGAYDLTDPANMCELMLPFLENFVMRARLADAPDLYRAASPIAHVHRDAPPFFVLHGRNDAVIPHTQAQSFVGALRGAGAATVAHAELPNAHHAFDTIATVRSQMVTDTVADFLGITYGRHRTGLDRVVHHVG, from the coding sequence ATGCAGACGGCGCTGGGCCTGATCGCCAATCCAGTAGGGACTTTCCAGGCCGCCTCGGTGCTGCTGCGCGGGGCGCCGTCGCTGGCCGGCTGGTTGGCGGGCTGGGCCATCACGGAGTTTCCGCTGCGCGTGCTCACCGGGCACGCGTTGTCCTCGGTCAACGCCGCCCCGGTCAACCGCTTCACCGCCGGTCTGGCCGCCCAACGCGCCGACAGCGTGCTGCAGGAGGCGCTGACCGAGACGCACGGATCCGACTACGCCGAGAAGGTGTCCCACCCGGTCACCGACCCGACCATCCGCCGGCACAGCGTCGCCGGGGTGTGGCGCGCCGCGCAGCGCAGCCGGTACGCCACGGTCACCCGCAACCTGTCCTATGGTCCGGGCGGGCGTGACCACCTGCTCGACATCTGGCGCCGCCCCGACATCACCCCCGGCGCCAAGGCACCGGTGCTGCTGCAGGTGCCCGGCGGGGCGTGGGCGCTCAGCGAGAAACGCGGTCAGGCCGTCCCGCTGCTGAGCCGGATGGTCGAACTGGGCTGGATCTGCGTGACCATCAACTACAGCCGCAGCCCGTTCAGCGCCTGGCCGGCGCACATCATCGACGTCAAGCGGGCCATCGCCTGGCTGCGCGAGAACGTCGCCGACCACGGCGGCGACCCCGAGTTCATCGCGATCACCGGCGGCTCGGCGGGCGCGCACATCGGCTCGCTGGCGGCCCTGACGGCCAACGACACCGCGCTGCAACCCGGATTCGAGGACGTCGACACCAGCGTCGCCGCCGCGGTGCCCTACTACGGCGCCTACGACCTGACCGACCCGGCCAACATGTGCGAGTTGATGCTGCCGTTCCTGGAGAACTTCGTCATGCGCGCGCGACTGGCCGACGCCCCGGACCTGTACCGGGCCGCGTCGCCGATCGCCCACGTGCACCGCGACGCCCCGCCGTTCTTCGTCCTGCACGGCCGCAACGACGCGGTCATCCCGCACACCCAGGCCCAGTCCTTCGTCGGGGCGCTGCGGGGAGCCGGCGCCGCGACCGTCGCGCACGCCGAGTTGCCCAATGCCCACCACGCCTTCGACACCATCGCCACGGTGCGCTCACAGATGGTGACCGACACCGTCGCCGACTTCCTCGGCATCACCTATGGTCGGCATCGCACGGGCCTGGACCGCGTCGTTCACCACGTGGGGTGA